Proteins encoded within one genomic window of Lysinibacillus sphaericus:
- a CDS encoding GNAT family N-acetyltransferase, which translates to MFTEIRDITALNKQNVLALHIAANQQDFIETTQQCLDEAASDQRFIPVGLYREDTVVGFAMYGLFPHEDGSQRVWLDRYLIDERYQHKGLGKYFLQQLIDFLQATYNCEKIFLSVYDNNKVAIHLYQLFGFVFNGELDEKGEKVMVREVRTHDDH; encoded by the coding sequence ATGTTCACGGAAATACGTGACATCACAGCTTTAAACAAACAAAACGTATTAGCATTACACATTGCTGCTAATCAGCAGGACTTTATTGAAACGACACAGCAATGCCTAGACGAAGCAGCGTCTGACCAACGCTTTATACCCGTTGGCTTATATAGGGAGGATACCGTAGTCGGCTTCGCAATGTATGGTCTGTTTCCTCATGAGGATGGATCACAGCGAGTATGGCTTGACCGTTATTTAATCGATGAACGTTATCAGCATAAAGGGCTCGGGAAATACTTTTTGCAACAGCTAATCGATTTTTTACAGGCAACATACAATTGCGAAAAAATATTTTTAAGTGTTTATGACAACAATAAAGTAGCCATCCATCTCTATCAACTATTTGGGTTCGTCTTTAATGGGGAACTCGATGAAAAGGGCGAAAAAGTAATGGTAAGAGAGGTACGTACTCATGACGACCATTAA
- a CDS encoding flavin reductase family protein: MISIDPKKNTERENYKLLVGSIIPRPVAFVTTLSEQGIINGAPFSYFNIVSSNPPMISLAIQRATGRLKDTARHILYQEQFVVHIVDEDNVNQVNETAASLPVTESEIERANFTVIDSQRIIVPGVKEAKVRMECRLVQSVPLMNKEQQTGDLFIGEIVQFHLDDVIYHEGRIDASALKAVSRLAGASYAKIGDIFDIERPQ, encoded by the coding sequence TTGATTTCGATTGATCCGAAGAAAAATACAGAACGTGAAAACTATAAATTATTAGTTGGCAGCATTATTCCTAGACCTGTTGCCTTTGTCACGACTTTGTCCGAGCAGGGCATTATAAATGGCGCACCGTTTAGTTACTTTAATATCGTGTCATCGAATCCACCGATGATTTCCCTTGCAATTCAAAGAGCAACAGGGCGTTTAAAGGATACCGCTCGTCATATTTTGTATCAAGAACAATTTGTAGTGCATATTGTAGATGAGGACAATGTTAACCAGGTAAATGAAACAGCTGCTTCGTTACCAGTAACAGAGAGTGAAATTGAAAGAGCTAACTTTACAGTAATCGACAGTCAGCGAATAATTGTTCCAGGTGTGAAAGAGGCGAAAGTCCGAATGGAATGTCGCTTAGTACAAAGTGTTCCTTTAATGAATAAAGAACAGCAGACAGGCGATTTGTTTATTGGTGAAATTGTACAATTTCATTTAGATGATGTGATTTATCATGAAGGACGAATAGACGCTAGCGCATTAAAGGCAGTAAGCCGATTAGCTGGAGCGAGTTATGCAAAAATCGGCGATATTTTTGACATAGAACGCCCTCAATAA
- a CDS encoding MerR family transcriptional regulator, whose product MLNKNVKYFTTGEFAKLCKVNKQTLIYYDQIGLLSPIMKDHKDYRYYTIAQYDFFSVIELLKTVGMSLKDIQKYMADKSPENFLELMHQQKALVAKKRQELEMIESIIEVKIETTEDALQTDFDSITIGHFPEETLYLSKNIEDSTEEQFVKAVSDFIDELDRSQLDTGYPIGGITRREQVLAGNYDNYCYLYMEQPHPQEGHPYFKAIEGDFIIGYHLGLSTELGQTYERLFKVMAERGYELGQYVYEEYIYDAVIKNREEEYVTKIMMEITKKAN is encoded by the coding sequence ATGCTTAATAAAAATGTAAAATATTTTACAACTGGCGAATTTGCCAAACTGTGTAAGGTTAATAAACAAACACTGATTTACTATGATCAAATCGGCCTGTTATCACCTATTATGAAAGATCATAAAGATTATCGTTATTATACAATTGCCCAGTATGATTTTTTTAGCGTCATCGAATTGTTAAAGACTGTCGGTATGTCGTTAAAAGATATTCAAAAGTATATGGCAGATAAATCACCTGAAAATTTTTTAGAGTTAATGCATCAGCAAAAAGCGCTTGTAGCAAAGAAGCGGCAAGAGCTCGAAATGATAGAGAGTATTATAGAAGTGAAAATTGAAACAACAGAGGACGCCTTGCAGACAGATTTTGATAGTATTACGATTGGTCATTTTCCAGAGGAAACATTGTATTTAAGTAAAAATATTGAAGATTCCACTGAAGAACAGTTTGTTAAGGCGGTCTCGGATTTTATTGATGAATTGGATCGCTCGCAGCTTGATACAGGTTATCCGATTGGTGGCATTACTAGAAGAGAGCAAGTTTTAGCAGGGAACTATGATAATTATTGTTACTTGTATATGGAGCAACCACATCCGCAGGAAGGGCATCCTTATTTTAAGGCGATTGAAGGGGACTTTATTATTGGCTATCATCTCGGGTTATCAACAGAACTTGGACAAACGTACGAACGATTATTTAAGGTTATGGCTGAAAGAGGCTACGAGCTGGGGCAGTATGTATATGAGGAATATATTTATGATGCGGTGATTAAAAATCGAGAAGAAGAGTATGTAACAAAAATTATGATGGAAATAACAAAAAAGGCGAACTAG
- a CDS encoding AI-2E family transporter: MSNFFRSNGFKRFVILAGIAVALYLMRSMINLILLTFIITYLMNELSTKATKEFKRIAPINEKAMIVSLYLLLVAAIIAVIYKYLPVVTQQITQLFDLIAAFNLNPNDNEVARYLAPTFEKIELGKYLEQGVDLTLKNLTNIGKVILHVFIALILSLFILLEKKRIIEFTAKFKDSKIGPLYDELTYFSKIFIRSFGKVIEAQFIIAAVNCVLSVIALSIMGFPHLIALGIMLFILGLIPVAGVIISLVPLSIIAYSIGGPMYIAYILIIVVVLHAIEAYFLNPKLMSAKTNLPIFYTFIVILFSEQFLGVWGLIIGIPLFMFLLDILGVTSLEEETQRSVAINDHK; the protein is encoded by the coding sequence ATGAGTAATTTTTTTCGAAGTAATGGATTTAAACGTTTTGTTATTCTAGCTGGGATCGCTGTTGCACTTTATTTAATGCGGAGTATGATTAACCTTATTCTTCTGACATTCATTATAACCTACTTAATGAATGAGCTTTCTACTAAGGCGACAAAAGAGTTTAAACGAATCGCACCCATCAATGAAAAAGCGATGATTGTCTCCCTTTACCTCTTACTTGTAGCTGCTATTATTGCAGTGATCTATAAGTATTTGCCGGTTGTAACCCAACAAATTACACAGCTTTTTGATTTGATTGCAGCTTTTAATCTCAATCCGAACGATAATGAGGTTGCGAGATATTTGGCGCCGACATTTGAGAAAATTGAACTTGGAAAATATTTAGAACAAGGTGTTGACCTTACGTTAAAAAATTTAACGAACATTGGGAAAGTCATTTTGCACGTGTTCATTGCACTTATTTTAAGTTTGTTCATCCTTTTGGAGAAGAAACGAATTATTGAATTTACTGCAAAATTTAAAGATAGTAAAATTGGTCCGCTTTACGACGAGTTAACATATTTTTCTAAAATATTTATTCGTTCTTTTGGAAAAGTAATTGAAGCGCAATTTATCATTGCTGCGGTAAACTGTGTTTTATCCGTTATTGCTCTTTCTATTATGGGCTTCCCACACTTAATTGCACTTGGAATCATGCTTTTTATTCTTGGTTTAATTCCTGTAGCAGGCGTAATTATTTCATTGGTACCGCTAAGCATTATTGCTTACAGCATCGGTGGACCGATGTACATTGCTTACATTCTGATTATTGTCGTGGTGTTACATGCGATTGAAGCTTATTTCTTAAATCCAAAGCTCATGTCTGCCAAAACAAATCTTCCTATTTTTTATACATTTATCGTCATCCTATTCTCGGAGCAATTCCTCGGGGTATGGGGATTAATTATCGGTATTCCATTGTTTATGTTCCTGCTCGATATTTTAGGTGTCACGTCTTTAGAGGAGGAAACCCAACGATCTGTAGCTATCAATGACCATAAGTAA
- a CDS encoding MATE family efflux transporter: MTTINPIETRPLRPLFLSYLFPAMIGMLLMSVNILVDGIFVSHGVGPTALAGVNIAVPIFSILLSISLWIGMGGATLYSISLGEGNKKRAHQLFTLSFTTMLAVVLTLVLLLLLNLKEIAYIFGASDVTYPYVQEYLHVILIFGVFYTIENLLSIFIRNDGNPKLAMMGLITTSILNILLNYVFIFVLHYGVKGCALATAISTIIGMSVLCLHFFRKQSELKFVSTFFNVSDLKKIFAIGLPSFIVEASMALIVILYNVSFLHYLGANGVTAYAMVNYIHTVLLTVFLGIGMALQPLVSYHHGARLKKRLLELLKIGLATALILGLSIAIIAMLFPSQLMELFGDSKIEIRTMATQGFVHFAIGYVFLGMNMVLAEFFQSIEKIRLATTIMLLRSIILFIPALLLLPKLFGAQAIWWTFPVAEGITALLILIFIKRKPRAVYSN; this comes from the coding sequence ATGACGACCATTAATCCAATTGAAACAAGACCATTAAGACCATTATTTCTTTCTTATTTATTCCCAGCGATGATTGGTATGCTACTGATGTCAGTAAATATTTTAGTCGATGGTATTTTTGTCAGTCATGGCGTTGGCCCAACTGCTCTAGCAGGCGTCAATATTGCTGTGCCGATTTTCTCCATCTTATTATCCATATCTCTGTGGATTGGTATGGGCGGTGCAACATTGTACTCCATTTCACTTGGAGAAGGTAATAAAAAACGCGCACATCAACTTTTTACACTTTCGTTTACAACGATGCTGGCGGTAGTTTTAACTTTAGTGCTATTACTTTTATTAAATTTAAAGGAAATTGCCTATATTTTTGGGGCAAGTGATGTGACTTATCCTTATGTCCAAGAATACTTGCATGTCATTTTGATATTCGGTGTCTTTTACACAATCGAAAATTTATTAAGCATTTTCATCCGAAATGATGGAAACCCAAAGCTTGCTATGATGGGTTTAATCACAACATCCATTTTAAATATCCTTTTAAACTACGTATTTATTTTCGTACTCCATTATGGTGTAAAGGGTTGCGCGTTAGCGACGGCAATCTCTACTATCATCGGCATGTCGGTACTATGTCTCCATTTCTTCCGAAAGCAGTCTGAATTAAAATTTGTCTCTACTTTTTTCAACGTATCCGATTTGAAAAAAATATTCGCCATTGGTTTACCTAGCTTTATTGTAGAAGCCTCTATGGCGTTAATCGTGATTTTATATAATGTGTCGTTTCTGCACTATTTAGGAGCAAACGGTGTGACAGCCTATGCAATGGTTAACTATATTCATACGGTATTATTAACTGTGTTCTTAGGCATTGGTATGGCTCTCCAACCTCTAGTCAGTTACCACCACGGTGCCAGATTAAAAAAACGTTTACTCGAGCTTTTGAAGATCGGCTTAGCTACCGCTCTCATACTCGGTTTAAGCATTGCCATTATTGCGATGCTATTTCCTTCTCAATTAATGGAACTGTTTGGAGATAGTAAAATTGAAATTCGCACAATGGCAACACAAGGCTTTGTCCATTTTGCAATTGGCTACGTTTTCTTAGGTATGAATATGGTGCTTGCAGAATTTTTCCAATCAATTGAAAAAATCCGTCTTGCAACAACGATTATGTTACTACGCAGTATTATTTTATTTATTCCAGCACTCCTATTGCTACCTAAATTATTCGGCGCGCAAGCAATTTGGTGGACTTTCCCGGTTGCTGAAGGCATTACAGCATTGCTCATTCTCATATTTATTAAAAGAAAGCCACGCGCGGTTTATTCAAACTAG
- a CDS encoding RidA family protein, with translation MKISRNPKEIHPPVAPYVHQIEITGPNRWLTFSGQIGMALDGTVPEDPIIQLQLALNNIKKNLECAGMTVADLTKVVFYLVGEFDTAQRKHVMGDFFGDHCPCMTMVYVVALASPVLKVEIDAWACQEIV, from the coding sequence ATGAAAATCTCAAGAAATCCAAAGGAAATTCACCCGCCTGTAGCTCCATATGTACACCAAATTGAAATAACTGGTCCAAACAGATGGCTAACATTTTCAGGTCAAATCGGGATGGCGTTAGACGGAACTGTACCTGAAGATCCAATCATTCAATTGCAACTAGCGCTTAACAATATTAAAAAAAATCTTGAGTGTGCTGGCATGACTGTTGCAGATTTAACAAAGGTTGTATTTTATTTAGTTGGAGAATTTGACACAGCACAAAGAAAGCACGTGATGGGTGACTTTTTTGGTGATCACTGCCCTTGTATGACAATGGTATATGTAGTAGCACTTGCTTCGCCCGTATTAAAAGTAGAAATTGATGCGTGGGCATGTCAGGAAATCGTATAA
- a CDS encoding ring-cleaving dioxygenase: protein MNKHTEGIHHITAIVGHPQENIDFYAGILGLRLVKQTVNFDDPGTYHLYFGNHAGKPGTIMTFFPWPNAYQGRIGDGQVGVTTYVVPEGALPFWINRLTKFSIPFKKAERFGEQVVQFDDPHGLHIELVARAEGERNNWTFGEVTPEVAIKGFGGATLYSSHPQETEKVLVDVMGLEKIATEGEYARFKSSADIGNIIDLKTVLGVRGHMGVGTVHHIAWRAKDNADHLAWQEHVMNHGQHVTEVKDRNYFNAIYFREAGEILFEIATDPPGFAHDEPLETMGSQLMLPLQYEQHREQLESALIPIQVRSLDE, encoded by the coding sequence ATGAACAAACATACAGAAGGAATTCACCACATCACAGCTATTGTAGGGCATCCACAAGAGAATATTGATTTTTATGCGGGGATTTTAGGTTTACGGTTAGTAAAACAAACAGTTAACTTTGACGACCCAGGCACGTATCATCTTTATTTTGGTAACCATGCTGGTAAGCCAGGAACAATTATGACGTTCTTTCCTTGGCCGAATGCTTATCAAGGGCGTATCGGCGACGGTCAAGTTGGTGTAACAACATACGTTGTACCAGAAGGAGCACTACCTTTCTGGATTAATCGCCTTACAAAATTTTCTATTCCATTTAAAAAAGCTGAACGCTTTGGAGAACAAGTCGTTCAATTTGATGACCCACATGGGCTTCATATTGAATTAGTAGCTCGTGCAGAAGGTGAACGAAATAATTGGACATTTGGTGAAGTTACACCGGAAGTTGCCATTAAAGGTTTTGGTGGTGCAACGCTTTATTCAAGCCATCCACAAGAAACAGAAAAGGTATTAGTAGATGTGATGGGGCTTGAAAAAATTGCAACAGAAGGCGAATATGCTCGATTCAAATCAAGCGCTGACATCGGAAATATTATAGACTTGAAAACGGTATTAGGCGTACGAGGCCACATGGGGGTCGGCACAGTCCATCATATTGCTTGGAGAGCAAAGGATAATGCAGATCATTTAGCGTGGCAAGAGCATGTGATGAATCATGGGCAGCATGTGACGGAAGTAAAGGATCGTAACTATTTTAACGCTATTTATTTCCGTGAAGCAGGTGAAATTTTATTTGAAATTGCGACAGATCCACCAGGATTCGCGCATGATGAACCATTGGAGACAATGGGGAGTCAATTAATGTTACCGTTGCAATATGAACAACATCGAGAACAGTTAGAAAGCGCGTTAATCCCGATTCAAGTACGTTCATTAGATGAATAA